One region of Miscanthus floridulus cultivar M001 chromosome 19, ASM1932011v1, whole genome shotgun sequence genomic DNA includes:
- the LOC136527365 gene encoding magnesium transporter MRS2-B-like, translated as MAAAGDSVKQPLLHRAYPSHVASASSPALPSAAPGSAGRRFPGVLDVPNLKKRGGGTRSWIRVEAATASVQTLEIDKATMMRRCELPARDLRLLDPLFVYPSTVLGRERAIVVNLEQIRCVITADEVLLLNSLDSYVLQYAAELQRRLLQRAEGDELPFEFRALELALEAACSFLDAQAAELEIEAYPLLDELTSKISTLNLERVRRLKSRLVALTRRVQKVRDEIEQLMDDDGDMAEMYLTEKKMRMESSVFGDQSLLGYNSAGAAGTSVSAPVSPVSSPTESRKLEKTFSLCRSRHDSTKGSDNTTTEHIQELEMLLEAYFVVIDSTLNKLTSLKEYIDDTEDFINIQLDNVRNQLIQFELLLTTATFVVAIFGVVAGIFGMNFETSVFEIENAFQWVLVITSVVGVFIFCSFLWFFKYKRLMPL; from the exons atggccgccgccggggACTCCGTCAAGCAGCCGCTCCTTCACCGCGCGTACCCGTCGCACGTCGCGTCGGCGTCCTCGCCCGCGCTCCCGTCCGCGGCCCCGGGGTCGGCGGGCCGCCGCTTCCCGGGGGTGCTGGACGTCCCCAACCTGAAGAAGCGCGGCGGCGGCACGCGCAGCTGGATCCGCGTCGAGGCCGCCACGGCCTCCGTGCAGACGCTGGAGATCGACAAGGCCACCATGATGCGGCGCTGCGAGCTCCCGGCCCGGGACCTCCGCCTGCTCGACCCGCTCTTCGTGTACCCGTCCACGGTCCTGGGCCGCGAGCGCGCCATCGTCGTCAACCTCGAGCAGATCCGCTGCGTCATCACCGCAGACGAGGTGCTCCTGCTCAACTCCCTCGACAGCTACGTCCTCCAGTACGCCGCCGAGCTCCAGCGCCGCCTCCTCCAGCGCGCTGAGGGCGACGAGCTGCCCTTCGAATTCCGCGCACTCGAGCTCGCCCTCGAGGCCGCATGCTCCTTCCTCGATGCGCAG GCAGCGGAATTGGAAATTGAAGCATATCCATTATTGGATGAGCTGACATCCAAAATCAGTACTCTCAATTTGGAACGTGTCCGGCGATTAAAAAGTAGACTAGTTGCATTGACCAGAAGAGTTCAAAAA GTCAGAGATGAAATAGAACAACTAATGGATGATGATGGTGATATGGCCGAGATGTATCTCACCGAAAAAAAGATGAGGATGGAATCATCTGTCTTTGGTGACCAGTCTTTGTTGGGCTACAATTCAGCAGGCGCTGCTGGGACTTCAGTTTCAGCTCCTGTATCTCCAGTCTCATCACCCACAGAATCACGAAAACTGGAGAAAACTTTCAGTTTGTGTAGAAGTAGGCATGACAGTACAAAGGGCTCAGATAACACAACGACAGAGCATATCCAGGAGCTGGAGATGTTACTGGAAGCTTATTTTGTTGTTATCGACAGCACTCTGAACAAGCTGACATCG CTGAAAGAGTATATTGATGACACTGAAGACTTCATCAACATTCAGCTG GACAATGTGCGGAACCAGCTGATCCAGTTTGAGTTGCTGCTAACGACAGCGACATTTGTTGTGGCCATTTTCGGAGTGGTTGCTGGGATATTTGGGATGAACTTTGAAACATCGGTTTTCGAAATAGAGAATGCATTCCAGTGGGTCCTTGTAATTACTTCAGTGGTCGGCGTTTTCATCTTCTGCTCCTTCCTTTGGTTCTTCAAGTACAAGAGACTGATGCCTTTGTAG